In Porites lutea chromosome 1, jaPorLute2.1, whole genome shotgun sequence, a single genomic region encodes these proteins:
- the LOC140931562 gene encoding uncharacterized protein, protein MASTGKAVNGVSKSEEDSSQIQKILIVFVFVASLFILVGNLLTIISVLFFSKQKNTFTLLLIALSLTDVLSVLGPNAIALFVPLDESKEFRDLFTLCRVQAWMIVFLRIAATLIITLLTLDRAFITVFPHFSRKQWKRKFFVVFFFGIWIVASFVATWPLLWLDGFHVSEETENIFCLFEYENPFGVFFVLFLFFSLGVCCFCFCIIFSTANRKSFSTKRARLDEGLSSSKQNDIVGSDAHSDTKELSRIAALVAAIYFCCILPWTVAICLGIFSVDYPSLFGLCATQLPALSGLLNPLIYAITWPTYKQAYIRALQWTGTKCCNKKLKRSSRARSHNLISSMSANHSFWISDFFDETDADHENAFHILFGPTSYIKPLDFNPEELEMFEQQCAKNNNEETRRFSRKLKRSLPRPVPYKRTEFHAHRNHFQDILDFIDEMTDEKRQNIGKRENLSVSEIKSGTSKAGRPAQTSKGYIASNQSAYKTSSLIGRHGAYHELSFSRKEPLEIHGLKQCRGHRTGEGCSCLGKSKCYIVHNKLQEADCLVSKERERFSSGEPLSSRM, encoded by the exons ATGGCATCTACAGGAAAGGCGGTAAATGGAGTTAGCAAATCAGAAGAAGACAGCTCACAGATTCAAAAAATCCTCATAGTATTTGTGTTCGTGGCTTCTTTGTTCATCCTCGTGGGAAATCTGTTAACAATTATCAGCGTCTTATTTTTCTCGAAACAGAAGAATACATTCACTTTACTTCTCATTGCTCTCTCTTTGACTGACGTTTTAAGCGTACTTGGACCAAATGCGATCGCCCTGTTCGTGCCTTTAGATGAAAGCAAGGAATTTCGCGATCTTTTTACCCTGTGTCGTGTTCAAGCTTGGATGATTGTCTTCCTCCGCATTGCTGCGACATTAATTATTACTCTTCTAACATTGGACCGAGCCTTCATCACCGTATTTCCACATTTTTCTCGCAAACAATGGAAGCGGAAGTTTTTTGTTGTATTCTTCTTTGGAATATGGATTGTTGCTTCTTTTGTAGCAACATGGCCTCTTCTTTGGCTCGATGGTTTCCACGTGTCCGAAGAGACAGAGAACATATTTTGCCTGTTTGAATATGAAAATCCTTTCGGCGTTTTTTTTgtgctgtttctcttcttttctttaggtgtttgttgtttttgtttctgtatCATATTTAGCACGGCCAACAGGAAATCGTTCAGTACCAAGCGAGCCCGCTTAGATGAAGGTCTAAGTTCTTCAAAACAGAATGATATTGTGGGCAGTGATGCACATTCTGATACTAAGGAACTTTCTCGTATAGCGGCCTTGGTTGCTGCAATATATTTCTGCTGTATTCTACCATGGACG gtGGCTATTTGCCTGGGAATTTTCTCAGTAGACTATCCTTCTCTGTTTGGTCTGTGTGCGACCCAGTTACCGGCGCTCAGCGGTCTCCTGAATCCTCTCATATATGCAATCACGTGGCCAACATACAAGCAAGCTTATATCCGCGCCTTACAGTGGACTGGTACCAAATGCTGTAACAAGAAATTGAAAAGGTCTTCTCGTGCCAGGTCTCACAACCTTATCT CTTCAATGAGTGCAAATCATAGTTTCTGGATCTCTGATTTTTTTGACGAGACAGACGCTGATCATGAGAACGCATTTCACATTTTGTTTGGTCCGACATCTTACATCAAGCCTCTTGACTTTAATCCTGAAGAGCTGGAAATGTTTGAACAGCAGTGCGCAAAGAATAATAACGAGGAAACCCGACGCTTTTCGCGGAAACTTAAAAGATCGCTTCCCAGACCTGTACCCTATAAACGTACAGAGTTTCACGCGCACAGAAATCATTTTCAGGATATTTTGGATTTTATTGATGAAATGACAGATGAAAAAAGACAGAACATTGGAAAACGAGAGAACCTTAGTGTCTCTGAAATAAAAAGCGGCACTAGCAAGGCGGGCAGGCCAGCTCAAACGAGTAAAGGATACATCGCAAGTAACCAGTCAGCGTACAAGACGAGTTCACTGATTGGACGTCATGGTGCTTATCACGAATTATCGTTTAGTCGCAAAGAACCACTAGAAATT